Proteins encoded by one window of Flavobacterium sp. N502540:
- a CDS encoding YcxB family protein, whose protein sequence is MGTSTFSLEFDLNIAEIRNLHKMYFKDLYKQRVMFFLAVTLVVFVYSDWYGNNDFFQWIIKDLFLVILFLLFHYPIVNTICKVTFRLVRKLLKFDRFSRQYKFSFTNSFIEVHSPLGGFTHRWCQIEKAILTKDCFLLYIKDKNGYIISISNKENCRKKIEKLIEFIDCNVTRVERI, encoded by the coding sequence ATGGGCACCTCTACTTTTTCATTGGAGTTTGATTTGAATATTGCAGAGATACGTAATTTGCATAAGATGTACTTCAAAGATCTGTACAAACAAAGAGTAATGTTTTTTTTAGCAGTCACTTTAGTGGTCTTTGTTTATTCAGACTGGTATGGGAACAATGATTTTTTTCAATGGATTATAAAAGACTTGTTTTTAGTGATTCTTTTTTTACTTTTTCACTATCCAATAGTCAATACAATTTGCAAAGTAACATTTCGATTGGTCAGAAAATTATTAAAATTTGATCGTTTTTCACGTCAGTACAAATTTAGTTTTACGAATTCATTTATAGAAGTCCATTCCCCGTTAGGCGGATTTACTCATAGATGGTGCCAGATAGAAAAGGCAATTCTTACTAAGGACTGTTTTCTGTTATATATTAAAGATAAAAATGGTTATATTATTTCAATTTCAAACAAAGAAAATTGTAGAAAGAAAATAGAAAAATTAATTGAATTTATTGATTGCAATGTTACCCGGGTAGAAAGAATTTGA